One region of Syngnathus scovelli strain Florida chromosome 15, RoL_Ssco_1.2, whole genome shotgun sequence genomic DNA includes:
- the LOC125981853 gene encoding pterin-4-alpha-carbinolamine dehydratase 2-like isoform X2, which translates to MSRVALQAEKMNHHPEWFNTYNKVHITLTTHDCGGLSKRDIKMAKFIDKVALSM; encoded by the exons ATGTCGCGCGTGGCGCTGCAGGCCGAGAAGATGAACCATCATCCTGAGTGGTTCAACACTTACAACAAG gtgcACATCACATTGACCACGCACGACTGCGGCGGACTGTCCAAGCGAGACATCAAGATGGCCAAGTTTATTGACAAGGTTGCTCTTTCcatgtaa